From Bacillota bacterium, one genomic window encodes:
- a CDS encoding ribosome maturation factor RimP, whose translation MKSKDIVALVERLFSEHIDPLFELVDVEFSSGRNGVALRLFVDKPGGITIDDCQRISEILGERLDEIDPIPTAYQFEVSSPGLDRPLTKLHHFQRAVGNQVRVRTYGPIEGRRNFKGELVQVDGETLHIEIDGILYMVPLEQVAKANLVYEF comes from the coding sequence ATGAAGTCCAAGGACATTGTCGCTCTGGTGGAGCGGCTTTTTAGTGAGCACATCGATCCCCTTTTCGAGCTGGTGGATGTGGAGTTTAGCTCGGGCAGGAACGGTGTGGCATTGCGACTGTTTGTGGACAAACCAGGCGGTATCACCATTGATGATTGTCAAAGAATCAGCGAGATCCTGGGAGAACGTCTCGATGAGATTGACCCTATCCCCACCGCATACCAATTTGAAGTGTCCTCACCGGGCTTAGATCGTCCCCTAACGAAACTGCATCATTTCCAACGGGCGGTGGGCAACCAGGTGCGGGTGCGGACCTACGGTCCCATCGAAGGTCGGCGCAATTTCAAAGGCGAGCTGGTGCAGGTGGATGGGGAGACGTTACACATCGAAATTGATGGAATACTATACATGGTACCTTTGGAACAGGTAGCGAAGGCTAACTTGGTGTACGAGTTTTAA